The Deltaproteobacteria bacterium genome contains a region encoding:
- the galK gene encoding galactokinase has translation MEPHTREGGLELRAAFAAAFGAPPAAAARAPGRVNLIGEHTDYNGGLVLPAAIELATRVAVRMRSDSRVVGLSRERGAASSELDEPPAGDWLDYARGTARVLADAGLLRESGFEIAVRSDLPEGAGLSSSAALEAATSLALLAASGGPEVALDRPDLARLCQRAEAEFAGVPCGIMDQYAVLCSEPGSALLLDCASLVASRVPLPAGVEIQIFDTGVSRGLRSGGYAQRRADCERALSGARRALGRKLASLSELSIEELADLARSLDPVALRRARHVVSENARVREFARALAAGELERAGAEMFASHESLRSDYDVTVPESDALVEESRGLPGCIGARMTGAGLGGCTVHLVRAEQASLFAAALTDRFRARFAREPRFWRTRAAGGAGLI, from the coding sequence ATGGAGCCTCACACGCGCGAGGGGGGCTTGGAGCTTCGGGCGGCGTTCGCTGCCGCGTTCGGCGCGCCGCCCGCCGCGGCTGCGCGCGCGCCCGGGCGGGTGAATCTGATCGGCGAGCACACCGACTACAACGGCGGGCTCGTGCTTCCGGCCGCGATCGAGCTCGCGACGCGGGTCGCGGTCCGGATGCGGTCGGACTCTCGCGTGGTCGGCCTCTCGCGCGAGCGCGGCGCCGCGAGCTCCGAGCTCGACGAGCCACCCGCGGGCGACTGGCTCGACTACGCGCGCGGCACCGCGCGGGTCCTCGCGGACGCGGGCCTGCTTCGCGAGAGCGGCTTCGAGATCGCGGTCCGATCGGATCTGCCCGAGGGCGCGGGGCTCTCGAGCTCGGCGGCGCTCGAGGCCGCGACTTCGCTCGCGCTCCTCGCCGCTTCCGGCGGCCCCGAGGTTGCGCTCGATCGGCCCGATCTCGCGCGGCTCTGCCAGCGCGCCGAGGCCGAGTTCGCGGGCGTGCCGTGCGGGATCATGGATCAGTACGCAGTCCTGTGTAGCGAGCCCGGGTCCGCGCTGCTGCTCGACTGCGCGAGCCTGGTCGCGAGCCGCGTTCCGCTCCCCGCCGGAGTCGAGATCCAGATCTTCGACACCGGCGTCTCGCGCGGCTTGCGCTCGGGCGGCTACGCGCAGCGCCGCGCGGACTGCGAGCGGGCGCTGTCCGGCGCGCGGCGAGCGCTCGGCCGGAAGCTCGCCTCGCTCTCGGAGCTCTCGATCGAGGAGCTCGCGGATCTCGCCCGAAGCCTGGACCCGGTCGCGCTGCGACGCGCGCGACACGTGGTCTCGGAGAACGCGCGCGTGCGCGAGTTCGCCCGCGCCCTCGCGGCCGGCGAGCTCGAGCGAGCGGGCGCCGAGATGTTCGCTTCGCACGAGAGCCTGCGCAGCGACTACGACGTGACCGTGCCGGAGAGCGACGCGCTCGTCGAGGAATCGCGGGGGCTGCCGGGCTGCATCGGGGCGCGGATGACGGGCGCGGGCTTAGGTGGCTGCACGGTCCATCTGGTCCGGGCCGAGCAGGCCAGCCTCTTCGCGGCCGCGCTCACCGATCGCTTCCGCGCGCGATTCGCGCGCGAGCCGCGCTTCTGGCGCACGCGTGCCGCGGGAGGGGCCGGGCTGATCTGA
- a CDS encoding PDZ domain-containing protein: MARLFLITLIACALCADAHANQASRRTPVVAAAESGAPSTVNIISTQQVADSGNPFVRGDPFFDEFFRRFMNPRPSTTQSLGTGVIINSDGYVLTNEHVLAGATQIRVSLADGRSFDAELVGGDPASDLAVVLVHANELLPAPKLGDSDEVMIGETVVAIGNPFGLNHTVTTGVLSAVNRSIRGDGREYHGFLQTDASINPGNSGGPLLNLDGEVIGINTAILGNAQGIGFAIPINRARRIVDDLIRHGEVVPAWLGIWLQELTPKLREALDVGAAAGVLISSVYEGSPASAADVRRGDVLEMVDGTPIRTRRDFYEIARSLTVGQPVKLALARAGARLSLEVEAEKFPETRADEFAQILLGLELADRSDALARRHGIRAERGMFVARVIPHSAAEARGLRPGDLVLQIGRDRIDELSALRRAIPKILGQDGVVVVVQRGQQYGSVMLELW, encoded by the coding sequence ATGGCGCGGTTGTTCCTGATCACCCTGATCGCGTGCGCCCTCTGCGCGGACGCGCACGCGAACCAGGCGTCGCGGCGGACTCCCGTGGTCGCGGCCGCCGAGAGCGGGGCTCCCTCGACCGTGAACATCATCTCCACGCAGCAGGTCGCGGACAGCGGCAATCCGTTCGTCCGCGGCGACCCCTTCTTCGACGAGTTCTTCCGCCGCTTCATGAACCCGCGACCGAGCACGACCCAGAGCCTGGGCACCGGCGTGATCATCAACAGCGACGGCTACGTGCTCACCAACGAACACGTGCTCGCGGGAGCGACGCAGATCCGGGTCAGCCTGGCGGACGGGCGCAGTTTCGACGCAGAGCTGGTCGGCGGCGATCCGGCCAGCGACCTCGCGGTCGTGCTCGTCCACGCGAACGAGTTGCTCCCCGCCCCGAAGCTGGGCGACTCCGACGAGGTGATGATCGGAGAGACCGTGGTCGCGATCGGAAACCCCTTCGGGCTGAACCACACCGTCACGACCGGCGTGCTGTCGGCCGTGAACCGCTCGATCCGCGGCGACGGACGCGAGTACCACGGCTTCCTGCAGACCGATGCCAGCATCAATCCCGGGAACTCGGGCGGCCCCTTGCTCAACCTGGACGGCGAGGTGATCGGGATCAACACGGCGATCCTCGGAAACGCCCAGGGCATCGGCTTTGCGATTCCGATCAACCGCGCGCGCCGCATCGTGGACGACCTGATCCGCCACGGCGAGGTCGTTCCCGCCTGGCTCGGCATCTGGCTGCAGGAGCTCACCCCGAAGCTGCGCGAGGCGCTCGACGTCGGCGCGGCGGCGGGAGTGCTGATCTCGAGCGTCTACGAGGGCTCGCCGGCCTCGGCGGCGGACGTGCGCCGGGGCGACGTGCTCGAGATGGTCGACGGAACGCCGATCCGCACCCGCCGCGACTTCTACGAGATCGCGCGCAGCCTCACGGTCGGCCAGCCCGTGAAGCTCGCGCTCGCCCGCGCGGGAGCTCGCCTCTCGCTCGAGGTCGAAGCCGAGAAATTCCCCGAGACTCGCGCCGACGAGTTCGCGCAGATTCTGCTCGGACTCGAGCTCGCCGACCGCAGCGACGCGCTGGCTCGCCGGCACGGGATTCGCGCGGAGCGCGGGATGTTCGTCGCACGCGTGATCCCGCACAGCGCCGCGGAGGCGCGCGGACTTCGCCCCGGCGATCTCGTGCTTCAGATCGGCCGCGATCGGATCGATGAACTAAGCGCGCTCCGGCGGGCGATCCCGAAGATTCTCGGCCAGGACGGCGTCGTAGTCGTGGTGCAGCGCGGCCAGCAGTACGGCAGCGTGATGCTCGAGCTCTGGTGA
- a CDS encoding DegQ family serine endoprotease, with amino-acid sequence MSGLSALRPIAIGALALCVAAATPLAPSARAELSKPFWTEGEPGDASARPDSLADLAENVSPAVVNIKVERKQTLRSGPEELFEEFFGQQRPGGKPRKKGPREFSVPSSGSGFVVSGEGLIVTNNHVVENAEKMVAVFEDGTELEAKVVGRDPKTDLALIKVEAPKPLRAVPLGDSDGLRVGSWVMAIGNPFGLDHTVTVGILSAKGRSNFGGEQIAGPYDDFLQTDASINPGNSGGPLIDMKGRVVGINTAIAANGQGIGFAIPINMAKSLLPQLLEHGSVTRGWLGVQIQRVTPALAKTFEIENAKGALVGQVFENSPASKAKIERGDVITSFDGKPIEDYDDLPRIVASTPPGSAVEVQVLRDGKPRKLKATLEKMKDEEIQPASDESSEMNWGFEVQAMNEEIAGQLGLSIGSKGVVVSAVEPESAAARAGLRAGDVIIEANRTAVGSPKQLKEALAKDESSAVLLVQRGDGTLYLAIERER; translated from the coding sequence ATGTCCGGTCTTTCCGCACTCCGTCCGATCGCGATCGGAGCCCTGGCGCTCTGCGTCGCCGCAGCCACGCCGCTCGCGCCGAGCGCGCGCGCGGAGCTGTCGAAGCCCTTCTGGACCGAGGGCGAGCCGGGCGACGCATCCGCGCGACCGGACTCGCTCGCGGATCTGGCGGAGAACGTCTCGCCCGCGGTGGTCAACATCAAGGTCGAGCGCAAGCAGACGCTCCGCAGCGGCCCCGAGGAGCTCTTCGAGGAGTTCTTCGGGCAGCAGCGGCCGGGGGGGAAGCCCCGTAAGAAGGGGCCGCGCGAGTTCAGCGTGCCATCGTCGGGCTCCGGCTTCGTGGTCTCGGGCGAGGGGCTGATCGTCACGAACAACCACGTGGTCGAGAACGCCGAGAAGATGGTCGCGGTCTTCGAGGACGGGACCGAGCTCGAGGCGAAGGTGGTCGGCCGCGATCCGAAGACGGATCTGGCGCTGATCAAGGTCGAAGCCCCGAAGCCACTGCGCGCGGTTCCGCTCGGCGACTCCGACGGCCTGCGGGTCGGCAGCTGGGTCATGGCGATCGGAAATCCCTTCGGCCTCGACCACACCGTGACCGTCGGGATCCTCTCCGCGAAGGGTCGCTCGAACTTCGGCGGCGAGCAGATCGCCGGGCCCTACGACGACTTCCTGCAGACCGACGCGAGCATCAACCCCGGAAACTCAGGCGGCCCGCTGATCGACATGAAGGGACGCGTCGTCGGCATCAACACGGCGATCGCCGCGAACGGACAGGGCATCGGCTTCGCGATTCCGATCAACATGGCGAAGAGCCTGCTGCCACAGCTTCTGGAGCACGGATCGGTGACGCGCGGCTGGCTGGGCGTGCAGATCCAGCGCGTCACCCCGGCGCTCGCGAAGACCTTCGAGATCGAGAACGCCAAGGGCGCTCTGGTCGGCCAAGTCTTCGAGAACAGCCCGGCTTCGAAGGCGAAGATCGAGCGCGGCGACGTGATCACGAGCTTCGACGGCAAGCCGATCGAAGACTACGACGACCTGCCGCGAATCGTCGCCTCGACGCCTCCCGGCAGCGCGGTCGAGGTGCAGGTGCTCCGCGACGGCAAGCCGCGCAAGCTGAAAGCCACCCTCGAGAAGATGAAGGACGAGGAGATCCAGCCCGCCAGCGACGAGTCCTCCGAGATGAACTGGGGCTTCGAGGTCCAGGCGATGAACGAGGAGATCGCGGGCCAGCTCGGCCTCTCGATCGGATCGAAGGGCGTCGTCGTCTCCGCGGTCGAGCCCGAGTCCGCCGCCGCGCGCGCCGGGCTGCGAGCCGGCGACGTGATCATCGAGGCGAACCGCACGGCGGTCGGCTCGCCGAAGCAGCTGAAGGAAGCACTGGCGAAGGACGAATCCTCCGCCGTGCTCCTGGTTCAGCGCGGCGACGGGACGCTCTACCTGGCGATCGAGCGGGAGAGATAG
- a CDS encoding acyl-CoA dehydrogenase, translated as MDFEPSEKVKEIQRQLDRFMDEYVYPAERVAMEQVEASGNPHHMPEIIVELAAKAKKIGLWNLFLPDAEHGAGLTNLEYAPLAEIMGRSGIASRIFNCAAPDTGNMEILAQFGSDAQKKKYLQPMLDGEIRSCFSMTEPEVSSADPTQLQTLAKRDGDSYVLNGHKWFTSGAIGSEFAIVMAVTDPSAPPHQRASMILVPTTTPGFKIVRSVSVMGHSGGGGHCEIRYEDCRVPVDNRLGPEGAGFAIAQARLGPGRIHHCMRCIGGSQRAYEIMVNYAANRKVGGEPLGTKQFVQEFIATSKMEIDQARLFTLYTAWKMDTVGKKEAAQEISMVKVIAANLLMDVCDRSIQVMGSLGVSDDTPVASMWRNGRSLRIADGPDEVHKMVIARRELKRWAGLSVR; from the coding sequence ATGGACTTCGAGCCGAGCGAGAAGGTCAAGGAAATCCAGCGGCAGCTCGATCGCTTCATGGACGAGTACGTCTACCCGGCCGAGCGCGTGGCGATGGAGCAGGTCGAGGCGTCGGGCAATCCCCACCACATGCCCGAGATCATCGTCGAGCTTGCGGCGAAGGCGAAGAAGATCGGGCTATGGAATCTGTTCCTGCCCGACGCCGAGCACGGCGCGGGGCTCACCAATCTCGAGTACGCGCCGCTCGCCGAGATCATGGGCCGCAGCGGCATCGCCTCGCGGATCTTCAACTGCGCGGCGCCCGACACGGGCAACATGGAGATCCTGGCGCAGTTCGGGAGCGACGCGCAGAAGAAGAAGTACCTGCAGCCGATGCTCGACGGCGAGATCCGCTCCTGCTTCTCGATGACCGAGCCCGAGGTCTCCAGCGCCGATCCGACGCAGCTTCAGACGCTCGCCAAGCGCGACGGCGACAGCTACGTGCTGAACGGCCACAAGTGGTTCACGTCGGGCGCGATCGGCTCGGAGTTCGCGATCGTGATGGCGGTGACCGATCCATCGGCGCCGCCGCACCAGCGCGCGAGCATGATCCTGGTGCCGACGACGACGCCCGGCTTCAAGATCGTGCGCTCGGTCTCGGTGATGGGGCACTCCGGCGGCGGCGGCCACTGCGAGATCCGATACGAGGACTGCCGCGTTCCGGTCGACAATCGACTCGGCCCCGAAGGGGCGGGCTTCGCGATCGCGCAGGCGCGCCTGGGCCCGGGACGGATCCATCACTGCATGCGCTGCATCGGCGGCTCGCAGCGGGCCTACGAGATCATGGTGAACTACGCGGCGAACCGGAAGGTCGGCGGCGAGCCGCTCGGCACCAAGCAGTTCGTCCAGGAGTTCATCGCGACCTCGAAGATGGAGATCGACCAGGCGCGTCTGTTCACGCTCTACACCGCCTGGAAGATGGACACCGTCGGCAAGAAGGAGGCCGCGCAGGAGATCTCGATGGTGAAAGTGATCGCGGCGAACCTGCTGATGGACGTCTGCGACCGCTCGATCCAGGTGATGGGATCGCTCGGCGTCTCCGACGACACACCGGTCGCCTCGATGTGGCGCAACGGCCGCTCGCTGCGGATCGCCGACGGCCCGGACGAGGTCCACAAGATGGTGATCGCCCGCCGCGAGCTGAAGCGCTGGGCGGGGCTCTCGGTGCGCTAG
- a CDS encoding enoyl-CoA hydratase/isomerase family protein: MSDGYETLLVTREPGGLVFCTLNRPRALNAMSPKLIDELHAFLDELHDDTDARLVILRGAGRGFCSGLDLREQAGGGATVRPSVSASLRGQHKIAELVIKMRRVPQPFIALVHGAAAGGGFALVLASDIRIAGESARMNAAFIRIGLGACDIGSSYFLPRIVGASVASELLLTGNFIEAPRALQTGLVSRVVPDAELERAGREMAEAILRNSPVGVRLTKDCLNWSVDAPTLEAAIAMEDRNQILASQSGDFREGVRAFLEKRPPKYSGD; the protein is encoded by the coding sequence ATGTCCGACGGCTACGAAACACTGCTCGTCACGCGCGAGCCCGGCGGCCTGGTCTTCTGCACGCTGAACCGACCCCGGGCGCTGAACGCGATGAGCCCGAAGCTCATCGACGAGCTGCACGCGTTTCTGGACGAGCTCCACGACGATACGGATGCGCGTCTGGTGATCCTGCGCGGCGCGGGGCGGGGATTCTGCTCGGGTCTCGATCTGCGCGAGCAGGCCGGCGGCGGCGCGACCGTGAGGCCCAGCGTCTCGGCCAGCCTGCGCGGCCAGCACAAGATCGCCGAGCTCGTGATCAAGATGCGGCGCGTCCCGCAGCCGTTCATCGCGCTGGTGCACGGCGCGGCTGCGGGCGGCGGCTTCGCGCTCGTGCTCGCGAGCGACATCCGCATCGCCGGCGAGAGCGCGCGGATGAACGCCGCGTTCATCCGCATTGGCCTGGGCGCGTGCGACATCGGGTCGTCGTACTTCCTGCCGCGGATCGTCGGCGCGTCGGTCGCCTCGGAGCTCCTGCTCACCGGAAACTTCATCGAAGCGCCGCGCGCGCTGCAGACGGGCCTGGTCTCGCGCGTGGTGCCCGACGCGGAGCTCGAGCGCGCCGGGCGCGAGATGGCCGAGGCGATCCTGCGCAACTCCCCGGTCGGCGTCCGTCTCACCAAGGACTGCCTGAACTGGAGCGTCGACGCGCCGACGCTCGAAGCGGCGATCGCGATGGAGGACCGCAACCAGATCCTCGCCAGCCAGAGCGGAGATTTTCGCGAGGGCGTGCGCGCCTTCCTGGAGAAGCGCCCGCCCAAGTACTCCGGCGACTGA
- a CDS encoding FAD-binding oxidoreductase — MAAREPPVHNAPVKRLKFWGWGYEDEGPDEAARARLARGLGERFGRSDLAPVPYPQISEISLPAPRVRAPAALAEILSDEPWERARHAHGQGYRDIVRTLRREFLTPPDLVAFPRNETEIQSLLDFCSRERLAAVPFGGGSSVVGGVGTDVGGDYRGVITVDLGRMDRVLEVDRASRAARIQAGVFGPALEDQLRPHGLTLRHFPQSFEFSSLGGWIATRSGGHFATHYTHIDEFVEALRVVTPSGVIETRRLPGSGAGPSADRFFIGSEGTLGVISEAWMRLQDRPTLRANASVRFAKFEAGVAAVRALGQSGLEPANCRLLDPGEAATSAGATGGDSILVLGFESADHALDAWIARAVEICRDHGGIVPDDAVRTRSDAGASREGAAGAWRNAFIGAPYVRDALIAIGIFCETFETAVTWNRFDRLHARLMSEVRDTLVRLCGAGSITCRFTHVYPDGPAPYYSMLAPAPRGGELELWDEVKRVAGEIILAEGGTITHHHAVGRDHRSWFDRERPDGFARVLRAAKAELDPAWVLNPGVLFDRNRDGHRTGGT, encoded by the coding sequence ATGGCCGCACGCGAGCCTCCCGTTCATAATGCGCCGGTGAAGCGCCTGAAGTTCTGGGGCTGGGGCTACGAGGACGAGGGGCCCGACGAGGCGGCGCGGGCGCGCCTCGCGCGCGGCCTCGGCGAGCGCTTCGGGCGCTCCGACCTCGCGCCGGTTCCGTACCCGCAGATCTCCGAGATCTCGCTGCCAGCGCCGCGCGTGCGCGCGCCCGCTGCGCTCGCCGAGATCCTGAGCGACGAGCCTTGGGAGCGCGCGCGTCACGCGCACGGCCAGGGCTACCGCGACATCGTCCGCACGTTGCGGCGCGAGTTCCTCACGCCGCCCGACCTGGTGGCGTTTCCCCGGAACGAGACCGAGATCCAGTCACTGCTCGACTTCTGCTCGCGCGAGCGGCTGGCGGCGGTGCCGTTCGGCGGCGGATCGAGCGTGGTGGGCGGCGTCGGGACCGACGTGGGCGGCGACTACCGCGGGGTGATCACGGTCGATCTAGGGCGCATGGATCGCGTGCTCGAGGTCGATCGAGCGTCGCGCGCCGCGCGAATCCAGGCAGGCGTGTTCGGGCCGGCGCTGGAGGACCAGCTGCGCCCGCACGGCCTCACGCTGCGCCACTTCCCGCAGTCGTTCGAGTTCAGCTCGCTCGGCGGCTGGATCGCGACCCGCAGCGGCGGCCACTTCGCCACGCACTACACGCACATCGACGAGTTCGTCGAGGCGCTTCGCGTGGTGACACCGTCGGGTGTGATCGAGACGCGAAGGCTCCCGGGCTCCGGCGCAGGACCGTCCGCGGACCGGTTCTTCATCGGGTCCGAGGGGACGCTGGGCGTGATCTCCGAGGCGTGGATGCGGCTCCAGGATCGGCCGACGCTGCGCGCGAACGCGAGCGTCCGCTTCGCGAAGTTCGAGGCGGGTGTCGCGGCGGTCCGCGCGCTCGGCCAGTCGGGGCTCGAGCCCGCGAATTGCCGTTTGCTCGATCCCGGAGAGGCGGCGACGTCGGCCGGTGCCACCGGCGGGGACTCGATCCTGGTGCTCGGCTTCGAGTCGGCCGACCACGCGCTCGACGCATGGATCGCGCGCGCCGTCGAGATCTGCCGGGACCACGGCGGGATCGTGCCCGACGACGCGGTCCGCACGCGTTCCGACGCGGGCGCCTCGCGCGAGGGCGCGGCCGGCGCGTGGCGCAACGCATTCATCGGAGCGCCGTACGTTCGCGACGCGCTGATCGCGATCGGGATCTTCTGCGAGACCTTCGAGACCGCGGTCACCTGGAATCGCTTCGATCGCCTGCACGCGCGCTTGATGAGCGAGGTCCGCGACACACTCGTGCGGCTCTGCGGCGCGGGCTCGATCACCTGTCGCTTCACGCACGTCTACCCCGACGGTCCGGCGCCGTACTACTCCATGCTCGCGCCCGCGCCTCGCGGCGGCGAGCTCGAGCTCTGGGACGAGGTGAAGCGCGTCGCGGGAGAGATCATCCTGGCCGAGGGCGGAACCATCACCCACCACCACGCGGTCGGACGCGATCACCGCAGCTGGTTCGATCGCGAGCGGCCGGACGGATTCGCGCGGGTGTTGCGCGCGGCGAAGGCCGAGCTCGATCCCGCGTGGGTGCTGAATCCCGGTGTGCTCTTCGATCGGAATCGAGACGGCCACCGAACTGGAGGAACCTGA
- a CDS encoding 1-acyl-sn-glycerol-3-phosphate acyltransferase — MSGPERIRDLPRGLLVLALLPANLIFWSAAALVYSFCGASPRAANRCYRDFSRSSLFVAGTDVERHGIENLAAGQAYVVVSNHESNWDPPTIMASLPDLVIRFVMKTQLLKIPVFGPALRRTGNIPVERTRTGGDVKRLQEGMSERDPEVSILFFAEGNRSRDGSFGPFKMGAFATALDFGLPILPVAVAGTFPIWRPDTIWVRRGSVALEIGAPIPVEGLGTEDRALLRERTHAAVGELRRRARARLRARGIDPGGID, encoded by the coding sequence ATGTCGGGACCGGAGCGCATTCGCGACCTGCCGCGAGGACTGCTGGTGCTCGCGCTGCTCCCGGCGAATCTGATCTTCTGGAGCGCGGCCGCGCTCGTCTACTCGTTCTGCGGCGCGAGCCCCCGTGCAGCGAACCGCTGCTACCGCGACTTCTCACGCTCGAGCCTCTTCGTCGCCGGCACAGACGTCGAGCGGCACGGGATCGAGAATCTCGCGGCCGGCCAGGCGTACGTCGTGGTCTCGAATCACGAGAGCAACTGGGATCCGCCCACGATCATGGCCTCGCTTCCCGACCTGGTGATCCGCTTCGTGATGAAGACGCAGCTGCTGAAGATCCCCGTCTTCGGCCCCGCGCTGCGCCGCACCGGGAACATCCCGGTCGAGCGCACGCGCACCGGCGGGGACGTGAAACGGCTGCAGGAGGGAATGTCCGAGCGCGATCCGGAGGTCTCGATCCTGTTCTTCGCCGAGGGCAACCGCTCGCGCGACGGGTCGTTCGGCCCGTTCAAGATGGGCGCGTTCGCGACCGCGCTCGACTTCGGCCTGCCGATCCTGCCGGTCGCGGTCGCGGGGACCTTCCCGATCTGGCGCCCGGATACGATCTGGGTCCGGCGCGGCTCCGTCGCGCTCGAGATCGGGGCGCCGATCCCCGTCGAGGGTCTAGGCACCGAGGACCGGGCTCTGCTTCGCGAGCGCACGCATGCCGCGGTCGGCGAGCTGCGCCGTCGCGCGCGGGCGCGGCTCCGGGCGCGCGGGATCGACCCGGGGGGCATCGACTGA
- a CDS encoding alpha/beta hydrolase → MEPRSIRLPGTHGLHLHALEWSREGTLLLFLHGFSNDAHVWDWVAPVLAPHYRVVALDQRGHGDSDRDPEGRWDHETMARDANAAIESLGASRAVIVGHSLGGRVAMRFAGLFPEKLAGLVIVDSAPDLDARGTTRISLDVKQQDWSFASVADYERVLQRQYAATRPEILAKLAVHWTRPRGDGRFELKLDPAFTKARANVSAEELAAWSEQEAKHLWAALAKLPCPALVVRGAASDVMSAEVADKMVDDVIPNAVLETIARAGHSVMLDNPEAFEKALTGFVLGD, encoded by the coding sequence ATGGAACCACGCTCGATCCGTTTGCCCGGCACGCATGGCCTCCACCTGCACGCGCTCGAGTGGAGCCGTGAAGGGACGCTGCTGCTGTTCCTGCACGGCTTCTCGAACGACGCCCACGTCTGGGACTGGGTCGCTCCGGTGCTCGCGCCGCACTACCGCGTCGTCGCACTCGATCAGCGCGGACACGGTGACTCGGACCGCGATCCCGAAGGCCGCTGGGACCACGAGACGATGGCGCGCGACGCGAACGCGGCGATCGAGTCACTGGGCGCGAGCCGCGCGGTGATCGTCGGCCACTCGCTCGGCGGGCGCGTCGCGATGCGCTTCGCCGGGCTGTTTCCCGAGAAGCTCGCGGGGCTGGTGATCGTGGACTCCGCTCCAGATCTCGACGCGCGCGGCACCACGAGGATCAGCCTCGACGTGAAGCAGCAGGACTGGTCGTTCGCCAGCGTCGCGGACTACGAGCGCGTGCTCCAGCGTCAATACGCCGCGACCCGCCCCGAGATCCTGGCGAAGCTCGCCGTGCACTGGACGCGCCCGCGCGGCGACGGGCGCTTCGAGCTGAAGCTCGACCCGGCGTTCACGAAGGCGCGAGCGAACGTCTCTGCGGAGGAGCTCGCGGCCTGGTCCGAGCAGGAGGCGAAACACCTCTGGGCGGCGCTCGCGAAGCTGCCCTGCCCCGCGCTGGTCGTGCGCGGCGCGGCGTCCGACGTGATGAGCGCCGAAGTCGCGGACAAGATGGTGGACGACGTGATTCCGAACGCCGTGCTGGAGACCATCGCGCGCGCCGGTCACTCGGTCATGCTCGACAATCCGGAAGCGTTCGAGAAGGCGCTCACGGGCTTCGTTCTGGGAGACTGA
- a CDS encoding alpha/beta hydrolase yields MLDVALQSDGLEWAGYRLEELVPAADLRVRGLRNRYRRAGIGAPLVARVAPGQVERQEAANRRIPDLVKVPITAFLRLEMPRADLSDGWLAGTLELYSQDDVLEVEVDGVAWPLEFETSSALAYMLGDSPWWDFELAGFLSGAFRPNAQSGADDDGLLLVHPYRPGRIPIVLVHGTASSPARWADLVNELEIDREIWDHYQVWLYMYNTGNPIGYSAGLLRHALESALRELDPLGTDAALRRMVVIGHSQGGLLTKLTAVDSGDRFWKLTAKRSIDELQMNDETREVLRRSAFFTPEPFVKRVIFVCTPHRGSYLAGMTLGRIASSLVSLPSELTGRMVEVVTMNRGARALRSFDTIPTSIDNMAPSSGFIRTLAALPIAPGIAANSIIAVDDTDELDEASDGVVRYTSAHIEGVESEKIIRSGHSAQGNPTAIEEIRRILLRHLHETEPELSLPERSP; encoded by the coding sequence GTGCTCGACGTGGCGCTGCAGAGCGACGGGCTCGAGTGGGCGGGGTACCGGCTCGAGGAGCTGGTCCCCGCCGCCGACCTGCGGGTGCGCGGCCTGCGCAATCGCTACCGGCGCGCGGGGATCGGCGCGCCGTTGGTCGCGCGCGTGGCGCCGGGCCAGGTCGAGCGTCAGGAAGCCGCGAACCGGCGCATCCCCGATCTGGTCAAGGTGCCGATCACCGCGTTCCTGCGGCTCGAGATGCCGCGGGCGGATCTGAGCGACGGCTGGCTCGCGGGAACGCTCGAGCTCTACTCGCAGGACGACGTGCTCGAGGTCGAGGTCGACGGCGTCGCCTGGCCGCTCGAGTTCGAGACCAGCTCGGCGCTCGCCTACATGCTCGGCGATTCGCCCTGGTGGGATTTCGAGCTCGCGGGCTTCCTGTCCGGCGCGTTCCGACCGAACGCGCAGAGCGGCGCGGACGACGACGGTCTGCTGCTCGTGCATCCCTACCGGCCCGGCCGGATTCCGATCGTGCTGGTACACGGAACGGCGTCGAGCCCCGCGCGCTGGGCCGATCTGGTGAACGAGCTCGAGATCGACCGCGAGATCTGGGACCACTACCAAGTCTGGCTGTACATGTACAACACCGGAAACCCGATCGGGTACTCCGCCGGTCTGCTGCGTCACGCGCTCGAGAGCGCGCTGCGCGAGCTCGATCCGCTCGGGACCGACGCGGCGCTGCGGCGGATGGTCGTGATCGGACACAGCCAGGGAGGGCTTCTGACCAAGCTCACCGCGGTCGACAGCGGCGACCGCTTCTGGAAGCTCACGGCGAAGCGATCGATCGACGAGCTGCAGATGAACGACGAGACGCGCGAGGTCCTGCGCCGCTCCGCGTTCTTCACGCCGGAGCCGTTCGTGAAACGCGTGATCTTCGTCTGCACGCCGCACCGCGGCAGCTATCTGGCGGGGATGACGCTCGGGCGGATCGCTAGCTCGCTCGTCTCGCTGCCGAGCGAGCTCACCGGACGCATGGTCGAGGTGGTGACGATGAACCGGGGCGCCCGCGCGCTGCGCTCCTTCGACACGATTCCGACGAGCATCGACAACATGGCTCCGTCGAGCGGGTTCATCCGCACGCTGGCCGCGCTGCCGATTGCCCCCGGCATCGCCGCGAACTCGATCATCGCGGTGGACGACACCGACGAGCTCGACGAGGCGAGCGACGGCGTGGTCCGGTACACGAGCGCGCACATCGAAGGCGTCGAGTCCGAGAAGATCATCCGGTCCGGTCACTCGGCGCAGGGCAATCCGACGGCGATCGAGGAGATCCGTCGGATCCTCCTGCGGCACCTTCACGAAACGGAGCCCGAGCTCAGTCTCCCAGAACGAAGCCCGTGA